The Bacteroidota bacterium genome contains a region encoding:
- the pssA gene encoding CDP-diacylglycerol--serine O-phosphatidyltransferase yields MKKHIPNFITCLNLVCGCLAIVSIFHKALDMAAYLIAAAAVLDFLDGAVARLLHVKSEIGKQLDSLADMVTFGVAPGFIMYQLLTTSIFETYGMLANSDFKWNLAYISLFIPVFSAIRLAKFNIDTRQTESFIGVPVPANTIFIAAFPLILIFQPESFLAPALHRLTFLIPTTLICSLLMVAELPLFSLKFKNLGWKGNEIRFIFLLLASVLLAVFKFTGIALLIILYVVLSFLNNLIKSKKSNEIQS; encoded by the coding sequence ATGAAAAAACACATTCCTAATTTTATTACTTGCCTAAATTTGGTTTGCGGCTGCTTGGCCATTGTGAGCATATTTCATAAAGCACTCGATATGGCCGCTTATCTTATTGCTGCTGCTGCTGTTTTGGATTTTTTAGATGGTGCTGTTGCGCGTTTATTACATGTTAAATCCGAAATAGGCAAACAGCTCGACTCCCTTGCCGATATGGTTACTTTTGGCGTTGCGCCAGGTTTTATCATGTACCAACTCCTTACTACTTCCATTTTCGAAACCTATGGAATGCTTGCCAATTCTGACTTTAAATGGAACCTTGCTTACATTTCGCTATTCATTCCGGTTTTTTCGGCCATTCGATTGGCTAAATTTAATATCGATACGCGTCAAACCGAATCCTTTATTGGTGTACCAGTTCCTGCCAACACTATATTTATAGCCGCTTTCCCGCTCATTCTTATTTTTCAACCGGAATCGTTTTTAGCACCTGCATTGCATCGACTCACTTTTTTAATTCCTACAACCCTTATTTGTTCCTTACTAATGGTAGCCGAATTGCCTCTCTTTTCGCTAAAATTTAAAAACCTTGGCTGGAAAGGGAATGAAATTCGATTCATTTTTCTCCTACTAGCCTCAGTATTATTAGCAGTTTTTAAATTTACAGGAATAGCACTATTAATTATTTTGTATGTAGTTTTGTCCTTCCTTAACAACCTTATCAAAAGCAAAAAATCAAATGAAATTCAGAGCTGA
- a CDS encoding aminotransferase class IV, producing MSIQLNYSNLNGELIESDKPLFTLANRAFRYGDGVFESIRIVDGKVPFLPLHVARLKRACEFLKLNAADFLKEEIIAQHLKNLMEKNKILQGGKIRITVFREDGGLYTPLANKAKFSIEAVAIEHNQFELNTKGLQVELYSEIKKQIHPLSNFKTNNCLTYVMAGIYKTENKFDDCILLNDKSHVCEAISSNLFLVINGALYTPTLSEGCLDGVMRKIILETAPKHRINIYEPAILPNDLLRADEVFLTNSINGIQWVGSYKNKRYFNTTSRKINAIINELVH from the coding sequence ATGAGTATACAATTAAATTATAGTAACCTGAATGGGGAGTTGATAGAAAGTGATAAACCTCTATTTACTCTTGCCAATAGAGCATTTCGCTATGGCGATGGGGTGTTTGAGTCGATACGAATAGTGGATGGTAAAGTACCATTTTTGCCTTTGCATGTGGCACGTTTAAAAAGGGCATGCGAATTTTTAAAGTTAAATGCAGCTGATTTTTTGAAAGAGGAAATCATAGCGCAACACTTGAAAAATTTAATGGAAAAAAATAAGATTTTACAAGGTGGAAAAATCCGAATTACTGTTTTCCGAGAGGATGGAGGCCTTTATACACCGCTTGCAAACAAAGCAAAATTTAGTATCGAAGCAGTTGCAATTGAACACAATCAATTTGAATTAAATACTAAAGGGTTACAGGTTGAACTTTATTCCGAAATCAAAAAGCAAATTCATCCGCTCTCCAATTTTAAAACAAACAACTGCCTGACTTATGTGATGGCAGGAATTTATAAAACCGAGAATAAATTTGACGATTGCATATTACTTAATGACAAAAGCCATGTGTGTGAAGCGATCAGCTCCAATTTGTTTTTAGTAATTAATGGAGCGCTATATACACCTACGCTAAGTGAAGGTTGTTTGGATGGAGTGATGCGAAAAATAATTCTTGAAACAGCTCCCAAACACCGTATCAATATTTATGAACCGGCAATTCTGCCAAACGATTTGCTGCGCGCAGATGAAGTTTTTTTAACCAATTCTATCAATGGGATTCAGTGGGTTGGCTCTTATAAAAACAAGCGCTACTTCAATACCACTTCCAGAAAAATTAACGCCATAATCAACGAATTAGTTCATTGA
- the pdxH gene encoding pyridoxamine 5'-phosphate oxidase has protein sequence MNDKIRHLRQEYALSTLLEGEHDLNPTHQFKKWFEDAMSAELPEPHAMTLATVSAAGKPSIRVVLLRNFDAAGFVFFTNYKSKKGGDASQNPNVALNFFWQQIERQVRIEGCIEKINVEESEAYFNSRPRESQIGAWASLQSLEIESRATLEDQVRYYTQKYEGVPIPCPPHWGGYRVVPEYFEFWQGRPSRLHDRISYSLKNGSWLISRLNP, from the coding sequence ATGAATGACAAAATACGGCATCTTCGTCAGGAATATGCCCTTTCCACGTTACTCGAAGGGGAACATGATTTAAATCCCACACATCAATTTAAAAAATGGTTCGAAGATGCCATGAGTGCAGAGCTGCCCGAACCGCATGCCATGACTCTGGCAACTGTTTCGGCAGCGGGAAAGCCTTCTATACGTGTCGTTTTGTTGCGAAACTTTGATGCAGCCGGATTTGTTTTCTTTACTAATTACAAGAGTAAAAAAGGTGGTGACGCTTCTCAAAACCCGAATGTAGCCCTCAACTTTTTTTGGCAGCAAATCGAACGCCAAGTGCGCATTGAAGGTTGCATTGAAAAAATTAATGTAGAAGAATCCGAAGCTTATTTTAATTCGCGTCCACGTGAAAGCCAAATTGGCGCATGGGCATCTTTGCAAAGTTTGGAAATTGAAAGCAGAGCAACCTTAGAAGATCAGGTTCGATATTACACACAAAAATATGAAGGCGTTCCCATTCCTTGTCCACCACACTGGGGAGGCTACAGAGTGGTGCCCGAATATTTCGAATTTTGGCAAGGCCGTCCAAGTCGATTACACGACCGTATCAGCTATTCTTTAAAAAATGGAAGCTGGTTGATTTCGCGCTTAAATCCTTGA
- a CDS encoding PorV/PorQ family protein gives MIQRRLILTLLTITCLTAQAQTRKYSNEFLAIGVGARALGMSNASVATVSDVTSGYWNPAGLAGLKNNFEVILMHSEYFAGIAKYDYGALAKQIDSSSSIGLSIVRFGVDDIPNTTELIDANGQIDYDRITTFSAADYAFILSYAKKLKIEGLKIGANAKVIRRKVGDFAGAWGFGLDAGVQYRSGDWKLGAMVRDVSTTFNSWTYNLDDQTKYIFEQTGNELPQNGLEITLPKLILGVGRTVAYKKFSGLAEINLDATFDGKRNVIFKGDPISVDPHIGIEVGYDNLIFLRGGIGNIQKVQDLNALASYVTQPNIGVGVKLFKSLSIDYALANVGQNFGLLSHVFSIKVDLNPKH, from the coding sequence ATGATACAACGGAGATTGATTTTGACCCTTTTGACCATTACTTGCTTAACTGCCCAAGCGCAAACGCGTAAATACAGCAATGAGTTTTTAGCCATTGGAGTAGGGGCAAGGGCTTTAGGAATGAGTAATGCGAGTGTTGCAACAGTAAGCGATGTCACTTCAGGCTATTGGAATCCTGCAGGTTTAGCAGGTTTGAAAAATAATTTTGAAGTGATCCTTATGCATTCCGAATACTTTGCGGGTATTGCCAAATACGATTATGGTGCATTGGCAAAGCAAATTGACAGCAGCAGTTCAATTGGGTTGAGCATTGTTCGATTTGGTGTGGATGATATTCCCAATACTACCGAACTGATTGATGCCAATGGGCAAATTGATTATGACCGCATTACTACCTTTTCGGCAGCGGATTATGCATTTATCCTATCCTATGCTAAAAAATTGAAAATTGAGGGTTTAAAAATTGGTGCGAATGCAAAGGTTATACGACGTAAAGTTGGTGATTTTGCAGGTGCATGGGGTTTTGGTTTAGATGCCGGTGTGCAATACCGCAGCGGAGATTGGAAGTTGGGTGCCATGGTGCGGGATGTATCTACCACCTTTAATTCCTGGACCTATAACTTGGATGATCAAACAAAATACATCTTTGAACAAACCGGTAACGAATTGCCTCAAAATGGCTTAGAAATTACCTTGCCTAAATTAATTTTAGGAGTGGGAAGAACTGTAGCTTATAAAAAGTTTAGCGGACTTGCTGAAATTAACTTGGATGCAACCTTTGATGGTAAACGCAATGTGATTTTTAAAGGCGACCCAATAAGTGTTGACCCGCATATTGGGATAGAAGTTGGATATGACAATTTGATTTTTTTGCGTGGAGGTATTGGAAATATACAAAAGGTGCAGGATTTAAATGCATTGGCAAGCTATGTTACACAACCTAACATTGGAGTGGGAGTGAAGTTGTTTAAATCACTTTCAATAGATTATGCATTGGCTAACGTGGGTCAAAACTTTGGCTTGTTGTCGCATGTGTTTTCGATAAAAGTGGATTTGAATCCCAAGCATTAA
- a CDS encoding rhomboid family intramembrane serine protease, whose protein sequence is MSISIIILLITCVVSLIAFNKPDWMHQMRFNAYEIHNRKQGYRFLSYGLVHADGLHLFVNMYVLYSFGNWVEFFFSQYFQERSTLYFILLYVGALFASVIPAYEKHKNHSYYNAVGASGAISAVVFSSILFDPLAPMGLLLIPFHFPAVVFGVAYLVYSYYMAKKGTDSIGHDAHFFGALFGIMFTILLNKNIAINFYYQMINWFSR, encoded by the coding sequence ATGAGCATATCAATAATTATTTTACTTATTACGTGTGTGGTGTCGCTTATCGCATTTAATAAGCCCGATTGGATGCATCAGATGCGCTTTAATGCTTATGAAATCCATAACCGTAAACAAGGCTATCGTTTTTTAAGCTATGGATTAGTGCATGCCGATGGTTTGCATCTTTTTGTAAACATGTATGTGCTGTATAGCTTTGGAAACTGGGTGGAGTTTTTTTTCAGCCAGTATTTTCAAGAACGGAGCACGCTTTATTTTATATTACTTTATGTAGGCGCTTTATTTGCAAGTGTAATACCCGCTTACGAAAAGCATAAAAATCACAGTTATTACAATGCGGTGGGCGCTTCGGGAGCCATTTCTGCTGTTGTGTTTTCGAGTATTTTGTTTGATCCATTGGCACCTATGGGATTACTTTTAATTCCTTTTCACTTTCCGGCAGTAGTATTTGGAGTAGCCTACTTGGTGTATAGTTATTATATGGCGAAAAAAGGCACCGATTCAATTGGGCATGATGCACATTTTTTTGGAGCTTTGTTTGGCATTATGTTTACCATTTTATTGAATAAAAACATTGCCATTAATTTTTATTACCAGATGATAAACTGGTTTTCACGCTAA
- a CDS encoding DUF1572 family protein has product MYPHIYGKLNCNAIVGAFSFKPQPNGEFTFPDATESIDLFLTESHFLHLAVKQFKELKQQAEKAMAQVSDEELFYQANSESNSIAIIAQHLSGNMISRWTDFLTTDGEKENRERDTEFELHLHTREELMEIWEKGWTVFFNSLVALKGEELLKLVYIRGEAHSVMKAILRQIAHYAAHTGQIVYLAKQLRGDAWKTLSIARGKSKEFKP; this is encoded by the coding sequence ATGTATCCTCATATTTACGGAAAGTTAAATTGCAATGCAATTGTGGGTGCATTTTCGTTTAAGCCCCAACCTAACGGTGAGTTTACTTTTCCGGATGCAACCGAAAGTATTGACTTATTTCTTACAGAATCGCATTTTTTGCACTTGGCTGTCAAACAATTTAAAGAGCTAAAACAGCAGGCAGAAAAGGCAATGGCACAAGTAAGCGACGAGGAACTTTTTTATCAGGCTAACAGCGAATCCAACAGCATTGCCATCATTGCGCAGCATTTAAGTGGTAATATGATATCACGCTGGACTGATTTTTTAACCACGGATGGTGAAAAGGAAAATCGCGAACGGGATACGGAATTTGAACTTCACCTGCATACACGTGAGGAACTGATGGAGATTTGGGAAAAGGGCTGGACAGTATTTTTTAATTCCTTGGTTGCGTTAAAAGGGGAGGAGCTATTGAAATTAGTATACATACGCGGTGAAGCCCACTCGGTAATGAAAGCGATTTTACGTCAGATTGCGCACTATGCTGCGCACACAGGTCAAATAGTTTATTTAGCAAAGCAACTACGAGGAGATGCTTGGAAAACCCTTTCGATAGCTAGAGGTAAATCAAAAGAATTTAAGCCTTAA
- a CDS encoding carboxypeptidase-like regulatory domain-containing protein, translated as MSVSYKSLLHQYFKILFFFCVLPQLGFSQVTRVSGRVFDSETKEPLPFVNIVFKGTRIGTTSDFDGNFLLTTSEKVDSILFSYIGYIPKSKAVKRGLAQEIKVELSVNAVALKEVVIKPGENPANILFRKVIKHKDENDIKKLDAYQYETYNKIEIDINNISQKMKKRRLLKPFNFVFDNIDSTNKEEKPSLPMFITETLSDYYFKKNPKFKKEIIKASKVAGIKNESVSQVLGNMYQQVNIYDNAILVIDKNFTSPLSDNGLIFYRYYLIDSLFLENHWCYHLQFKPKRKQELAFIGNMWIADTTFAVKRLEMSIPDDANINYIVALNVIQDYNLVGNNWMLSKDKLVIDFALLDKKMMGVYGRKTTSYKNIIINQPKEEKFYSKTDNLIVEEGANDKDNKFWEEARHDTLSKNEESIYHLVDTIRTLPAFKRYSDLVKTLYGGYYVYKMIELGPLFSIYSTNTIEGSRVRVGGRTSNSFSKWFELNGYTAYGFKDEKYKVGAGFRWMLQKKPTRQMLSFNYKNDYEILGQNANAFRQDNLFVTIFRRNPLSNLTRVEQYRGFYDKEWFSGFNTKLILTHRIMTPLGNTKYRYTENIVDTFNIGNIKSSEIGINIRFAYGERFLDGEFDRVSLGTKSPIFQVQFTEGFKGVLESNYDYKKIVVNIDDRIRINPIGYTNYVLEYGKIFGKIPYPLLELHPGNETFAYDFYSFNLMNYFEFVSDEYASAKLVHHFDGFFLNRIPLLRKLKLREVASCRAVVGKVSAENREAILFPNNLYSLNKAGYTASLFEHNKPYMEAGVGIENILKFFRVDAVWRLSYLDHPNIAKFGIRATVQVIL; from the coding sequence GTGAGCGTAAGTTATAAATCCTTGTTGCACCAGTATTTTAAGATTTTATTTTTCTTTTGTGTATTACCCCAATTAGGCTTCTCACAAGTAACTCGTGTGAGCGGAAGGGTGTTCGATAGCGAAACAAAGGAACCCTTGCCGTTTGTGAATATTGTATTTAAAGGCACCCGCATTGGGACAACCTCTGATTTTGATGGAAATTTTTTACTAACCACCTCTGAAAAGGTGGACAGTATACTGTTTTCTTATATCGGTTACATTCCTAAATCTAAAGCGGTAAAGCGTGGTTTGGCTCAAGAAATAAAGGTGGAATTGAGTGTGAATGCTGTTGCTTTAAAAGAAGTAGTCATAAAACCCGGTGAAAATCCCGCCAATATTCTCTTCCGTAAGGTGATAAAGCACAAGGATGAAAATGACATTAAAAAGCTGGATGCCTATCAGTACGAAACGTATAATAAAATTGAAATCGACATCAATAATATTTCTCAAAAAATGAAAAAGCGAAGGCTTTTAAAGCCCTTTAATTTTGTGTTTGATAATATTGACAGTACCAATAAGGAGGAAAAGCCCAGTTTGCCAATGTTTATTACCGAAACACTAAGCGACTATTATTTTAAAAAGAATCCAAAATTTAAAAAGGAGATTATAAAGGCCAGTAAAGTGGCAGGAATTAAAAACGAAAGTGTTTCGCAAGTGCTGGGAAACATGTATCAGCAGGTGAATATCTATGACAATGCCATATTGGTTATTGATAAAAATTTTACAAGCCCGCTGTCTGACAATGGTTTGATTTTTTACCGTTATTACCTAATTGATTCCTTGTTTCTCGAGAATCATTGGTGTTATCATTTGCAGTTTAAACCCAAAAGAAAACAGGAATTGGCTTTTATCGGAAACATGTGGATTGCAGATACCACCTTCGCTGTAAAGCGTCTCGAAATGAGTATTCCGGATGATGCCAACATCAATTATATAGTTGCATTAAACGTAATTCAAGACTACAATTTGGTGGGCAATAATTGGATGTTGAGTAAGGATAAGCTGGTGATTGATTTTGCACTACTGGATAAAAAGATGATGGGCGTTTATGGGCGTAAAACAACTTCATACAAGAACATTATTATTAATCAACCCAAAGAGGAGAAATTTTATTCCAAAACCGATAACTTAATTGTGGAAGAAGGAGCGAACGATAAGGACAATAAATTTTGGGAAGAAGCGCGACATGATACCCTTTCGAAAAACGAAGAATCAATTTATCATTTGGTGGATACCATTCGCACGCTTCCTGCATTTAAGCGTTATTCAGATTTGGTGAAAACCCTTTACGGGGGATACTATGTGTATAAAATGATTGAGTTGGGTCCCCTTTTTTCAATATACAGTACCAATACAATTGAAGGCAGCAGGGTGCGTGTAGGAGGGCGAACAAGCAACTCATTTAGCAAGTGGTTTGAGCTAAATGGTTATACTGCCTATGGATTTAAGGACGAGAAATATAAGGTTGGTGCCGGCTTTCGCTGGATGTTGCAAAAGAAGCCAACCCGTCAAATGCTTTCTTTTAATTATAAAAACGATTACGAAATTTTGGGGCAAAATGCCAATGCCTTTCGGCAGGATAATTTATTTGTTACTATTTTTAGAAGAAATCCGCTTTCTAATTTAACAAGAGTGGAGCAATACCGCGGCTTTTACGATAAGGAATGGTTTAGTGGTTTTAATACAAAATTAATCCTCACCCATCGTATCATGACACCGTTGGGTAATACCAAATACAGGTACACGGAAAATATCGTGGATACCTTTAATATAGGGAATATAAAATCTTCTGAAATTGGCATTAATATTCGATTTGCGTATGGCGAGCGTTTCTTGGATGGAGAGTTTGACCGCGTTAGTTTAGGAACCAAATCACCCATTTTTCAAGTTCAGTTTACAGAAGGTTTTAAAGGGGTATTGGAGAGCAATTATGATTACAAAAAAATTGTTGTGAATATCGATGACCGTATCCGAATTAATCCGATTGGGTATACCAATTATGTGTTGGAGTATGGTAAAATATTTGGAAAAATACCCTATCCTTTGCTGGAGTTGCATCCCGGAAACGAGACCTTTGCTTATGATTTTTATTCCTTTAACCTCATGAATTATTTTGAGTTTGTGAGCGATGAGTATGCAAGTGCCAAACTGGTGCATCATTTTGATGGCTTTTTCCTGAACCGGATACCACTTTTACGTAAATTAAAACTACGTGAAGTTGCTTCTTGCCGGGCGGTTGTGGGGAAAGTGAGCGCTGAAAACAGAGAGGCTATTTTATTTCCCAACAACTTATATTCTCTCAATAAAGCAGGTTATACAGCTAGTTTGTTTGAGCACAACAAGCCTTATATGGAAGCAGGTGTAGGCATCGAAAATATTTTAAAATTTTTCCGTGTGGATGCCGTTTGGCGATTATCGTACCTCGACCATCCAAATATTGCTAAATTTGGAATCCGTGCCACCGTGCAGGTTATTTTATAA
- a CDS encoding YqgE/AlgH family protein, translated as MIVNKLKATRGKLLISEPTLADSYFKRSVVLLAEHNSNGSVGFILNKRVDMRLNEAIDDFKGFDFPLYFGGPVKRDNLFYLHTFGELIEGSLPVSEGLSWGGNFESLKTLILEGKATEHQIKFFLGYSGWEPNQLARELEEHSWFVANSTKSMIMQASDKEMWRQVMKAMGEEFALLSNFPDNPSMN; from the coding sequence ATGATCGTAAATAAGCTAAAAGCAACCCGTGGCAAATTACTCATATCGGAACCTACCTTAGCCGATTCCTATTTTAAACGTTCAGTGGTGTTACTTGCCGAGCACAATTCAAATGGATCAGTGGGCTTTATCTTAAATAAGCGTGTGGATATGCGCCTCAACGAAGCTATTGATGATTTTAAAGGTTTTGATTTTCCACTTTATTTTGGCGGCCCTGTGAAACGCGACAATCTTTTTTACCTACACACATTTGGTGAGTTAATTGAAGGAAGTTTGCCGGTATCTGAAGGTTTATCTTGGGGTGGCAATTTTGAATCATTAAAAACCCTAATTCTTGAAGGGAAAGCAACAGAGCATCAAATAAAATTCTTTTTAGGTTACTCCGGATGGGAGCCAAATCAGTTGGCGCGTGAATTGGAAGAACATTCCTGGTTTGTTGCCAATTCCACAAAATCGATGATTATGCAAGCCAGCGATAAAGAAATGTGGCGGCAGGTAATGAAAGCGATGGGTGAAGAGTTTGCCCTCTTAAGTAATTTTCCGGACAACCCTTCAATGAACTAA
- a CDS encoding acyltransferase has translation MQSAPKTYFPNLDATRFFAFIPVFFTHVFFSQNPAVLNSQTYHFVETHLKVGILGLDYFFVLSSFLITWIILEEYQNAAAFNFKNFVMRRSLRIWPLYFLIVGIGFLAAQFFTTAQLPPLPYFLFFILNFYIVEQGDTFLFFLVILWSVSVEEQFYFCWAILLKFLKKYLLPFCFILIGISLLFRWMNLTDQKKLYFHTASTLANFSIGALVAYLSFNKTKAFHFLKTLPKIQIFSIYFLMFLNIIFYKSIYCTPLLQTFERLIFSLFFGFIIFEQSFCTESIFRLGKWKWSNYLGNASFGLYCYHGVVITIFIKLSEHYGWSFSALQIFILNPLLLLILTIAVTIASYEFYERNFLKLKDKFRPKPIPVK, from the coding sequence ATGCAATCCGCTCCCAAAACTTATTTTCCCAACCTGGATGCGACACGTTTTTTTGCCTTTATTCCCGTTTTTTTTACCCATGTTTTTTTCTCACAAAACCCCGCTGTACTTAACTCCCAAACCTATCATTTTGTTGAAACTCACTTAAAAGTTGGAATTTTGGGCTTGGACTATTTTTTTGTTTTGTCGAGCTTCCTTATCACATGGATAATTTTGGAAGAATATCAAAATGCTGCTGCTTTTAATTTCAAAAACTTCGTTATGCGCCGTAGTTTGCGTATTTGGCCTTTGTATTTTTTAATTGTGGGAATTGGTTTTTTGGCTGCTCAATTCTTTACTACCGCTCAATTGCCGCCCCTGCCTTACTTTTTGTTTTTTATTTTGAATTTCTATATCGTGGAACAAGGCGATACTTTTTTGTTCTTTTTGGTGATTTTATGGTCGGTTTCGGTGGAAGAGCAATTTTATTTTTGCTGGGCGATATTGCTCAAGTTCTTAAAAAAATACTTGCTTCCCTTTTGTTTTATTTTGATTGGGATTTCGCTGCTTTTTCGTTGGATGAATTTAACAGACCAAAAAAAATTGTATTTCCACACAGCCAGTACACTTGCCAACTTCTCCATAGGTGCGCTGGTGGCCTACCTTTCCTTTAATAAAACAAAGGCTTTTCATTTTTTAAAAACGTTGCCCAAGATTCAAATTTTTTCAATTTATTTCTTGATGTTTTTAAACATCATTTTTTACAAAAGCATTTATTGTACCCCACTCTTGCAAACCTTTGAACGGCTTATCTTTTCATTGTTTTTTGGATTCATTATTTTTGAACAATCCTTTTGTACCGAGTCTATCTTTCGACTTGGTAAATGGAAATGGAGCAATTATCTCGGCAATGCTTCATTCGGCCTGTATTGCTATCATGGCGTTGTTATCACTATTTTTATTAAGCTCAGTGAGCACTATGGCTGGTCCTTTTCGGCATTACAAATTTTTATTCTTAACCCGCTACTGTTGTTAATCCTTACTATTGCTGTAACAATTGCCAGCTATGAGTTCTATGAACGAAATTTTTTAAAATTAAAAGATAAGTTCAGGCCCAAACCTATACCTGTAAAATAA
- the purS gene encoding phosphoribosylformylglycinamidine synthase subunit PurS: MKFRAEINVMPLKALLDPQGKAVTASMKNLHLSEIENVRIGKHISLEVEAESKEVAHSKVDEACKKLLANQIMEHYEFDLIAE, from the coding sequence ATGAAATTCAGAGCTGAAATTAATGTAATGCCTTTAAAAGCTTTATTAGATCCACAAGGGAAAGCGGTTACTGCAAGCATGAAAAACCTGCACCTTTCAGAAATTGAAAATGTTAGAATCGGAAAACACATTTCATTAGAAGTGGAAGCGGAATCAAAAGAAGTAGCGCATTCGAAAGTGGACGAAGCCTGTAAAAAACTGCTGGCAAATCAAATCATGGAACATTACGAGTTCGATTTAATTGCAGAGTAA
- the lptB gene encoding LPS export ABC transporter ATP-binding protein, with the protein MILRTENLIKKYKSRTVVNSVSVNVKQGEIVGLLGPNGAGKTTTFYMTVGLIKPNEGKIYLDDRDITNEPMYRRAQLGIGYLAQEASVFRKLSVEDNITCILEMTKLSKEEQKEKLETLLDEFSLQHIRKNRGDLLSGGERRRTEIARCLAVSPAFILLDEPFAGVDPIAVEDIQSIVSKLKEKNIGILITDHNVHETLNITDRAYLLFEGKILKAGTAEELAADETVRRVYLGQNFELRK; encoded by the coding sequence ATGATCTTAAGAACCGAAAATTTAATTAAAAAATACAAAAGCCGCACGGTAGTAAATTCCGTTTCGGTAAATGTGAAGCAAGGCGAAATTGTGGGCTTGCTCGGTCCGAACGGTGCCGGTAAAACAACAACCTTTTACATGACAGTTGGCTTAATAAAACCCAATGAAGGCAAAATTTATTTGGATGATCGTGACATTACCAATGAACCCATGTACAGACGCGCACAATTGGGAATTGGTTATTTGGCGCAGGAAGCAAGTGTGTTTCGTAAATTAAGTGTGGAAGATAACATTACCTGCATTCTCGAAATGACTAAGTTGAGTAAGGAAGAGCAAAAGGAAAAACTAGAGACCTTATTGGATGAATTTAGTTTGCAACACATCCGAAAAAACCGAGGCGATTTATTGAGTGGAGGTGAGCGCAGAAGAACTGAAATTGCACGCTGCCTGGCAGTTAGTCCGGCGTTTATTTTGTTGGATGAGCCTTTTGCAGGGGTTGATCCAATTGCTGTAGAAGATATTCAAAGCATCGTGTCCAAACTAAAAGAAAAGAATATCGGAATATTAATAACCGACCATAATGTGCATGAAACCTTAAATATTACCGATAGAGCCTATTTGCTTTTTGAAGGAAAAATATTAAAAGCAGGCACAGCCGAAGAGTTGGCGGCCGATGAAACAGTGCGCAGAGTTTACCTCGGACAGAATTTTGAATTAAGAAAATAG